The stretch of DNA TCAGCAGAGGGGTGATGCGAGAGCAGGGGGTGCTTTTCACATTGGCCGTGGAGGTCACCGCAATGATCGGCTTGCCCCCTTCGGACATGCTGGCTCCACGCATGAAATCCAGCTGTCCTCCGAAGCCCGAGTACATGCGGGTTCCGATGGAATCTGCACACACCTGCCCGGTCAGGTCCACCTCCAGGGCGGTGTTGATGGCGACCATGTGGCGGTTCTGGGCAATCACCATCGGGTTGTTCACGTAATCGCTCGGGTGCATTTCCAGCAGTGGGTTGTCGTGGGCAAAATCGTAAAGTTCCTGTGTGCCAAGCATCAGGGTCCCGATGATCTTTTCTGGGTGCAGGGTTTTGCGGGCCCCGGTGATGATGCCTTCCTGCACCGCCCTCAGGATGCCTGTGGAGACCATCTCGGTGTGCAGGCCCAGGTCCTTCTTGCCTTTCAGGGCATGCAGGACAGCGTTGGGAATGTTGCCAATGCCCAGTTGCAGGGTGTCTCCATCCTCAATGAGCTGTGCAATGTGGGCTCCAAGCTGGGCTTCCACTTCTGTGAAGGGGATCTCGTCCAGGGTTTGCAAAGGACAGTCCACCTCGACCTGTGCAAAGACCTGGGAGGTGTGGATGAAGCAGTCTCCATGGACCCGGGGCATGTGAGGGTTGACCAGGGCGATGGTGCGGGCCGCATTTTCCACAGCAGCTTTGCTGGCAATCACTTC from Deinococcus cellulosilyticus NBRC 106333 = KACC 11606 encodes:
- a CDS encoding acetyl-CoA hydrolase/transferase family protein; translated protein: HNMQALNVTLEEAASWIQPYSRVFLSGNAATPIPFLEALETRTDRLKGVEFCGLLQMGTALKPEAGAPFHYRSFFLGPHDRMGLANGVVDYVPIFLSEIPRVLRSGHLPLDWAVVMVSPPDAHGYMSLGTEVIASKAAVENAARTIALVNPHMPRVHGDCFIHTSQVFAQVEVDCPLQTLDEIPFTEVEAQLGAHIAQLIEDGDTLQLGIGNIPNAVLHALKGKKDLGLHTEMVSTGILRAVQEGIITGARKTLHPEKIIGTLMLGTQELYDFAHDNPLLEMHPSDYVNNPMVIAQNRHMVAINTALEVDLTGQVCADSIGTRMYSGFGGQLDFMRGASMSEGGKPIIAVTSTANVKSTPCSRITPLLKPGSGVVTTRGDVRYVVTEYGIADLYGRTLSERAEALIGIAHPAFREELHQGAWNRGLFPRAINLGLQTQH